The sequence GGTTTTTTAAAAGGTTCTTTACTTTCAGCAAGAAGAATTTTAAGATGTCATCCTTATTCTAATAGTTCTTATTTGGATTTTTTAAAATAAATGAACCCATTTGATATTATTTTAGTTCAGCCTTTAGCTAACGGTTTAATTTTGTTTTATCGATTACTGGGGAATAATCTTGGTTTGGCAATTATTGCCTTTAGTATTTTTTTAAGATTTGTTTTAAATCCATTGACTAAACCCTATCTTGAGTCGATGAAGAAGATGAAGGAGATTGCTCCACAATTAGAGAAACTTAAATCAAAATTTAAGGATGATAAGATAAAACTGGCTCAAGCCCAGGCAGAATTGTATAAACAAAAGAAGATTAACCCCGGTTCTGGTTGCTTGCCTTATTTACTGCAAATAGTGATTTTTATTGCCTTTTTTAATGTTTTTACTAAAACTATTTACTCGAGTGAGAATCTAACTCAAAAGTTTAACAATCTTTTGTATGAGCCTCTTAAATTTTCTCAAGAAGATGTGATTAATACAAAATTTCTTTATCTTGATATAACCAAACCTGATGTTTTGAAAGTAAAAGGATTGCCGTTTGGAATTCCTGGGCCGGTTATTATTTTGGCTGCCTTAATTCAATTTTGGTCTTCGAAGATAATGATGCCTGCAACAGAGGCATATAAGAAAAAAGCTAAAAAGACTCCTGAAGTTTCAGATGACTTGCAAGCGACGATGCAAAAATCAATGATTTATACTTTTCCTTTAATGACGTTGTTTTTTGGGATGAATTTTCCGTCTGGTCTTGCTTTATATTGGGT comes from Patescibacteria group bacterium and encodes:
- a CDS encoding membrane protein produces the protein MNPFDIILVQPLANGLILFYRLLGNNLGLAIIAFSIFLRFVLNPLTKPYLESMKKMKEIAPQLEKLKSKFKDDKIKLAQAQAELYKQKKINPGSGCLPYLLQIVIFIAFFNVFTKTIYSSENLTQKFNNLLYEPLKFSQEDVINTKFLYLDITKPDVLKVKGLPFGIPGPVIILAALIQFWSSKIMMPATEAYKKKAKKTPEVSDDLQATMQKSMIYTFPLMTLFFGMNFPSGLALYWVVFSLIQFVQQYDGKKIGSLITGGSLLKSVSENGRKK